The Saccharothrix violaceirubra genome segment CCGTCGTGCACGCCGACGTCGGCGCGTCGGCCGGTCGCGCCCGTGCCGTCGACCACGAGCGCTCCGTTGAAGACGATGTCCACGCCGTTCCTCCTCGTCAGAAGTACGTGCGCACCAGGTCCACCACGGTCGTGCCCTCGACCACCGGGATGACCTGCCACTTGTCGAACACCGTGCAGGGGTGGGACAGGCCCAGGCCCAGCCAGTCGCCGACCTCGACCGGGCTGCCCGCGGGCAGCGAGACGAACGTGTGCTGGTCGTTGAGCGCGGTGACGGTCGCCTTGACGGGCCGCGCGATGCCGTCGCGTCCGCGTACCACGTGCGGTTCGGGCAGGCCCTCGTCGAACGACGCGTCGCGCTTGCCGAGCGTGAGCAGGGCCAGGTCCTCCTGCGGGCGTGAGGTCACCTGGGCCCACGCGGTCAGCGCGGACCGCAACCCGGTCGCGCCGGGCATCCGGCCGAAGGGGGAGATGCCCCGGTAGAAGCCGTCGTCGTGGGTGATGTAGGCGCCGCTGCGCAGCACCGGGCGCACGCGGAACGGCCACGGCTCGGTCAGCGCGTCGGCGACCTGGTCGAAGTACGCGCTGCCGCCCGCCGTGACGATCGGCTCGTCCACCTCGAAGTCCAGGTCCAGGACCAGCTCGCGCAGGTGGAACAGGTAGTTGTCGACGATGGACCGCGAGGTCACCGACGCGTCGTGCGCCAGGGCGCCCTCGTAGCCGGCCACGCCCGCGAGCCGCAGCACCGGACTGCGCCGCACGGCCTCGGCGACCGCACGCGCGGTGGGCAGGTCGCGGGCACCCGTGCGCCCGCCCCGTGCGCCCAGCTCGACCAGCACGTCGACGGGCCGGGTGAGCACCTCGGACATCCGCTCGACGGCCGCCACCGAGTCGACCCAGCAGGTGAACTCGAAGCCGGGGTGCGCGTCGAGTTCGGCCGCGAGCCAGCGCAGGCCGGCCGGGTCGACGAGCTGGTTGGCCAGCAGCACGCGGCGCACGCCGAACGCCCGGTAGACGCGCAGTTGGCTGATGTTCGCGGCGGTCAGGCCCCACGCGCCGTGCACGAGTTGGCGGGCGAAGAGCTGGGGCGCCATCGTGGTCTTGCCGTGCGGCGCGAGCAGCACGCCGCGTTCGGCGCACCAGCGTGCCATCGTGGTGAGGTTGTGCTCCAGCGCGGCGCGGTCGAGCACGACGAGCGGTCCGACGAAACCGTCGGCGAACAGGTCCAGACCCCGGTCGGCGACCTCGCCGAGGGTGGCGCCGAACGTGCCGGCGGGCAGGCCCTTGAACCGCCAGTCGATCCGCTCGGCGCGGATCGCGAGCACGGCGTCCAGGTCGATGTCCACTGTCCCGCTCCTCACGTTGCACATATCGCAACGACTATTGCGCGATGTGATGCACACGTGTGTAACATTCGCCTGCCTGCCCGTCAATGTCCCAGAGGCCGCCCCTCGACAGTGCGAATGCGGAGGAACGGATGCGGTTCGACCCAGCGGGCGGGGTGGTCTGCCTCGGCGAGACCATGGCCGTGCTCGTCCCCGCCGAGCCGGGACCGGTGCGTTCCGCGCGCACGTGGACCCGCGCCATCGGTGGTGCCGAGTCCAACGTGGCCATGCACCTCGCGCGCCTGGGCGTGCGCAGCCGGTGGGTCGGCGCGGTCGGCGACGACGCGCTCGGCGGTGCCGTGCTCGACTTCGTGTCCGGCGCGGGCGTGGACGTGAGCGCCGTGCACGTCGACCCGGACCGGCCGACCGGGCTCTACGTCAAGGAAGCCGACCCGACCGGCACCCGCACCCGCTACTACCGGCGCGGCTCGGCCGCGTCCGCGATGGGTGTGGACACCCTCGACCGCGTGAAGCTCGACGACGTCGCGCTGATCCACGTCACCGGCATCACCGCCGCGCTGTCCGACGGCTGCCTCGACCTGCTGCGCGCCGTGCTGGCCCGGCCCCGGCCGGTCCCGGTGTCGTTCGACCTCAACTGGCGGCCCGCGCTGTGGCGCGACCGCGACCCGGCCGTGCTGCGCGACCTCGCCGACGCCGCCGACATCGTGCTCGTCGGCTCGGACGAGGCGCACGCGGTGTGGGGCGTCGACGGCGTCGACGACCTGCGTGCCCTGTTGCCCTCGCCCACCACGCTCGTGATCAAGCACGGCGAACGCGGCGCGACCGTCGTCGAGGACGGTGCCGCGGTCTTCCACCAGGCCCTGCGCGTCGACGTGGTCGAACCGGTCGGCGCCGGGGACGCGTTCGCCGCCGGGTACCTCGCCGCGCACCTGTCCGGCGAGACGCCGACACGCCGACTGCGCGCCGGGCACCTCCAAGCCGCGTCCGCGTTGCTCACCAGCGAGGATGTCGGCGAGCCGCTGCCGGCCGACGTGACCGTGCCGCTGCTGGACGCCGATCCGGCGACGTGGGCCGCCGCACACCTGGGGAGACCGTCATGAGCCAGAGCCTCGACCGCGCGTTGACGCTGGTGGGCCAGTTGGCGACCGGACCGAAGACGCTCGACGAGCTGTCCGTCGTCATCGAGGTGCACAAGTCGACCACGCTCAGGCTCCTGCGCACGCTCGAATCCCACCGGTTCGTGCAGCGCGACGGCGTGCACCACTACCGGCTGGGCACCGCGCTGTTCGACCTGGCCAACCGGGCGCTGGAGGAACGCGACGTGCGGCGGACCGTCGAACCCGCGCTGCGCGACCTGAACGCCCGCTTCGGCTACACCGTGCACCTCGCGTCCTACGAGGGCGGCGAGGTCATCTACATCGACAAGTACGACAGCACCCACCCGATGCGCATGTACTCGCGCATCGGCCGACGGGCGCCGTTGCACTGCACGGGCGTGGCCAAGGTGCTGCTCGCCGACCTGCCGCACGCCCGCCGCGTCGAGATCGCCGAGTCGATCGAGTACACCCCGCTCACCGCGAACACGATCACCGACCCGCGCGCGTTCCTGGCCGAACTGGACCGGGTGCGCGAGCAGGGCTACGCGGTCGACAACGCCGAGCACGAGGACTTCATCCACTGCGTCGCCGCGCCCATCCGGGGACCGCGCGGCGAGGTCGTCGCGGCCGTGTCGATGTCCGTGCCCAAGGTGCTGCTGGACTACGCCGGCCTGCTGGCCCACCTGCCCGACCTGCTCGCGACCGCGCGGGCGGCATCCGTCGAGTGCGGCTGGACGCCGCGCGACTGAGAGGAAGACATGGCCAAGATCGAGATCCGGACCGAGAACGCGCCCACCCCGGTGGCCCGGTTCTCCCAGGGGGTGCGCAAGGGCAACATCCTCCAGGTGGCCGGCCAGGTCGCGTTCGACCCGGCGACCGGCGACATCGTCGGCACGACCGTGGCCGAGCAGACCCGGCAGACGTTCAAGAACGTCCAGGCCGTGCTCGCCGCCGGCGGCGCGTCGCTCGCCGACGTCGTGATGGTGCGCGTGTACCTGACCGACACCGCGCACTTCGCCGAGCTGAACGAGACGTACGCGGAGTTCTTCACCGAGGAGCCGTTCTCCGCGCGCACCACCGTCTACGTCGGCCTGCCCGCCGGGCTGCTGGTCGAGATCGACGTGCTCGCCGTCCTGGACTGACGGTTCCGCACCGGCGGTTCCGGCCCGGCACTTCTGCCGGTCGTTCTGCGTGGTGCGGACGTCCCTCCGGCCACCAGACTGGGACACGTCCCCGACGACCGGAGACACGGAAGGGACAGGGCGATGAGCCGCAACGCGTCACCGATCGGTTGACCGGACGTCGGCGGCCCGGGCGGGGTACTCCCCGACCGCGGTCGGGACGTCAAGCGTCCGGCCGGCCTCGGCCAGCAGCGCGGGGATGTCGTCTTCACGAGGGTGTCGTTGCTCGACCGCGATCGACAGGGCGCGGTCGAGCACGGCCTGCGCCTCGGCGGGCCGGCCGAGGCGCAGCAGCGCCAACCCGCGCAGGTAACCGGCCTCGCACTCGCAGCCGCTCGCCGACGACCGCACGGCGAGGTCGAACGCCTCGCTCGCCAGGTCGAGCACCTCGGCCCAGCGCGCGATCGCGGACAGGCTGCTCGCCGCGCGCAGCAGCAGGCTCGACTCGATCTCGTCGCGCACCGCGGGCGCGATCCGCACCCGGTCGGCGCGCAGATCGGCCACCAGCCCGAGGTGGGCGTCCGCCGCCTCCTGGAACCGCCCCAGCTCGTGCAGCACGAGGCTGTGGCAGGACAGCGCGATCGTCTCGCCGAGCACGTAACCCACTTCGTGGAAGAGGTCGCGCGCCTGGGCGGAATGCCGCCGTGCGGGCTCGAACTCGCCCAGTCGCATCTCCGACGCGGCCCGGTAGTGCTTGGCCCACCCCTGCTCCACCACGTCACCGGACTCCACGGCGGCCTGCCACGCGGGCTCGAACAGGGTGAGGGCCTGTTCCCGCCGGCGCAACAGGACGCTGACCGTCCACGTGAGGAAGTTCAGCTGCACCGCCTCGTCCCGCCGGCTGCCCAGCGCCCGGGCCGCGGCCACGCCCGCGGTGAAGACCTCCTCCCACGTGGACGCGAGACCGCGGTGGTCGGAGTACCAGTGCATGGCGGTCGCCAGGTCGAGCGTCTCGGCGTGCATCGAGGTCTCCGCCGCGATCCGCAGCGCGCCCAGCCAGTTCGGCGTCTCCGTGCGCAGCCACGCGTCCGCGTCGGCCCGGTCCCGCGGCCCGGCGTCCAGCGCTTCCGGGTCGAACCGGCGTGCCCGCGCCGCGGCCCGGGCGAGCAGCCACGACACCATCCGGTGCCGGGTCGACCCGACGTCCGGTTCCTCGTCCGCGAGTCGTTCACCCGCGAACACGCGGACCAGGTCGTGCAGTAAGTAGCGGCCCGGCACCTCGCCCGACGCGACCAGGCTGACGTCGACCAGCTCCTCCAGCGTGTCCTCGGCCGTACCCGGGTCGACGTCGGCGAGCACGGCGACCGTCTCCGGCGCGAAGTCGCGGCCGGGCACCAGCGAGAGGCGGCGGAACAGGCGGGCGGCCGTGTCGTCGAGCTGCCGGTAGGACATCTCGAACGCGGGCCGGACCCGCAGATCGCCCGCGGTCAGCGCGGAGAGCCTGCGGCGTTCGTCGGTGAGCTTCTCGGCCAGGTGCCCGACGGTCCACCGGGGTCGGCTGGCCAGTCGGTTGCCCGCGATGCGCAACGCCAGCGGCAGGTGGCCGCAGAGGCCGGCCACGCTGCGCGCGGCGTCCGGTTCACGCCGCACCCGGTCGCCGGCGATGGTTTCGAGCAGTGCCACCGAGCTGCGCGGGGCCAGGACGTCGAGCCCCAACCTGGTCGCGGCCAGCCCGCCGAGCACCGCGCGCGAGGTGACGACCACCAGCGACCGCTCGCCGGTGGCCAGCAGGGGGCGGACCTGTGCCTCGTCCGCCGCGTCGTCGAGGACCAGCAGCGTGGAACGGGAGCGCAGCAGCTCGCGGTACAGGTCGGTGCGCTCGGCCTCGCTGCCGGGCATCCGGTCCTCGGCGACCCCGAGGGCCAGCAGCATCCGGTGCACCACCTCGGACGGGTGCAGTGGCCGGGGGTCCATGCCCCGCAGGTGGAAGAAGAAGCAGCCGTCCGGGAACGACGCCGTCAACGCGTACCCGGCCCGCACCGCGAGACTCGTCTTCCCGGCACCGGGCGGCCCGTGCACCACGACCACCTCGGTGCGGCCGGCCTGGTCGGCCAACCGGCGAAGAACCTCCGACTCGCCCTCGCGCCCGGTGAGGTCGACGACGTCCGGCGGCAGCGCGCACGGTTCGAGCCGGACCGGCGCGGCGTCCTTGCGCGCACGGCCGTCCTTGGCCGCCGCCAGCAGACCGGCGCGGTCGTCGTCGCCGAGCGCCAGCACGGCGGCCAGCGCCTCGACCGTACGCCGTTGAGGACCCCGGGCCCGGCCGCGTTCCATGTCGCTGATGGCCCGGACGCTCACCCCGGAGCGTTCGGCCAGTTCCTCCTGGGTGAGGCGCACCCGGAGTCGGTAGCCGCGCAGCAGATCACCGAACGTCACACCGGTTAACCCTAATGCGACTCCGAAGTGATCTCGTGCGTGAAACCCGTGACGTTGATCGTGTATTGCTGACACCCGTGAAGTGGTACGCCGACCGCCCGGTCCGCCTTGTCCGTCAACTCGTGGCCGACGTCCTCGCCGCGGCGTGGACCTGGTTCTGGGTGACCGTGGCCCTGGGCGTCCGGGACGCCGTGCTCACCCTGCGGGCCCCGGGCGAGGCACTGGCCTCGGCGGGCCGGAGCCTCGGCGACACGTTCGCGGAGGCCGCCGCCAAGGCCCGTGACGTCCCCCTCGTGGGCGACAACCTGGCGGACGCCCTGGGTCGGGGAGACGGCGCGGGGGACACGCTGGCGACGGCGGGCACCACCCAGATCGAGGCGGTGGAGACGACCGCCCTGTGGCTCACCGTGGCGTTCATCGCCGTGCCCACGGCGTTCCTGCTGCTGCTCTGGCTCCCGGTCCGCCTCCGCTACGCCCGCCGCGCCGGGGCCGCCCGTCGCCTGCGGGCCGCGGGTCGGATGGACCTCCTGGCCCTCCAAGCCCTGACGACCCTCTCTCCGACGGCCCTGTCCCGCTTCGCCTCGGACCCGGCCGCCGGGTGGCGTGCCGGCGATCCCGACACCGTCGCGGCCCTGGCCGCCCACCGCCTCCGCACCCTGGGCCTGACCCCGTGAAACCCCGCGAGTCCTCCACTCGGACACCCTGAAACACGTACTCGGGTGGCGCGGGCAGGCGTCAGTACACCGGCCCCGTGAACTTCTCGCCCGGACCCTGGCCCGGCTCGTCCGGCACGGCCGACGTCTCGCGGAACGCGCGCTGCACCGACTGGAGCCCCTCGCGCAACGGCCCGGCGTGCGGTCCGAGGTACTCGACCGACGCGGTGATCAACCCGGCCAGCGCCGTGATCAACCGCCGGGCCTCGTCGAGGTCGCGGTGCGGGCTGGTGTCCGGGTCCTCGTCGGCGAGCCCGAGGCGTTCGGCGGCGGCGGACAGGAGCATGACGGCCGCTTTGCTGATCACCTCGACGCTGGGCACGTCGGACAGTTCGCGGACGGGGTGCTGGGGCTGGTCGGTCACGCGCCCATTGTCGCAACCGCCCGCCCCGGGTCGCCGATGTGGGGGTTGACAAGCGCGTCTGCTACTATTTCCGGCGCGACCAGTCCCCGCACCAGTGGGGACGGCAAGTGGAGCCCCGCTCCCACCCGCGTCCGCCGCTTCGAGCAGGTGGCCGGGTCCGGTCCCTCGTAGGGTGGACTGCGCCCTTCGTTGTGCGATCGGTCGGAAGAGCGGGCCTCACACCGGGCAGGTGTGGGGCCTCTTGTCTTTGGCGCACAACGAGTCACAAAGGACGTGAATGACAAGTCCCTCGAACCGAGGTGCTCCCGCGAGCACCGAGCCGCGCATCAACGACCGCATCCGCGTGCCCGAGGTTCGACTGGTCGGGCCGAACGGCGAGCAGGTCGGGATCGTTCGCATCGAGGACGCGCTCCGACTCGCCCAGGAAGCGGATCTCGACCTCGTCGAGGTCGCCGCGCAGGCTCGGCCGCCGGTCTGCAAGCTCATGGACTACGGCAAGTTCAAGTACGAGAGCGCGCAGAAGGCCCGCGAGTCGCGCCGCAACCAGCAGTTGACGGTCATCAAGGAGCAGAAGCTCCGGCCCAAGATCGACCCGCACGACTACCAGACGAAGAAGGGCCACGTCGCCCGCTTCCTGTCGCACGGGAACAAGGTCAAGGTGACCATCATGTTCCGCGGCCGTGAGCAGTCCCGGCCGGAACTGGGGTACCGGCTGCTCCAGAAGCTCGCCGAGGACGTCGCGGAGCTGGGGTTCGTCGAGTCAAACCCGAAGCAGGACGGCCGCAACATGATCATGGTGCTGGCCCCGCACAAGACCACGAAGACCCGCCCGGTCAAGCAGGACCAGGACGACGCGGCGGAGTCTGTCGAGGAGTGACCTCCCGACCTGCGGGCCGGGAGTAGGCACGGCCGCCCACACCCCCGTGGTGGCTGCACGAGACGAGGACGGAAATGCCCAAGAACAAGAGCCACAGCGGGACCGGCAAGCGCGTGAAGGTCACCGGCAGCGGCAAGCTCGTTCGCGAGAAGGCCGGCAAGCGCCACCTGCTGGAGAAGAAGTCCAGCAAGCTGACGCGTCGCCTCAGCGGCACCACCGAGGTCGCCAAGAACGACGTGCCCCGCTTGAAGAAGCTGCTCGGTATCTGACCCTCCCCTTGAACACCCGGGGCGCACGCCCCACGAGATCGACAGGATGGACCCGTGGCACGCGTCAAAAGGGCTGTCAACGCCCAGAAGAAGCGCCGTACCACCCTTGAGCTCGCCAGCGGCTACCGCGGCCAGCGTTCGAGGCTGTACCGCAAGGCCAAGGAGCAGGTGCTCCACTCGCTCAACTACGCCTACCGGGACCGTCGCGCCCGCAAGGGTGACTTCCGCAAGCTGTGGATTCAGCGCATCAACGCCGGTGTGCGTGCCAACGGCCTGACCTACAACCGCTTCATCCAGGGTCTGCGCCTCGCCGAGATCGAGGTCGACCGCAAGATCCTGGCCGAGCTGGCCGTCAGCGACCCGGGCGCGTTCGCCGCGCTCGTGCAGCTGGCCAAGGCGGCGCTGCCCAGCGACGTCAACGCGCCCGCCGGGGACCAGGGCTGAACAGCCTGAACACCGGAGTCCGACGACCCGAGGACGGCCCGTTCACCGAACGGACCCCTCGGGTCGTCGCCGCTAAGCGCCTCACCCGACGTGCCGGTCGTGACCGGGCCGGGCGATTCCTCGCCGAAGGCGCACAGGCCGTGCGCGAAGCCTTGGCGTGGGCCGCCGCCGGACGTGGTCGGGTGTACGAGCTGTTCGTGACCGACGATGCGCGCCACGCCGAACTGGTCCGTGCCGCCGTCGACGCCGGGGTGCCGGTGAGCCCGGTGACCGATCGGGCCGCCGCGGCGCTGTCCGAGACCGTGACGCCGCAGGGCGTCGTGGCCGTGTGCTCTCCCGTCGACGTGCCGCTCGAGGTCGCGTCGCGCGGGGCCCGACTGGTGGCCGTCCTGCACGGGGTGTCCGATCCGGGGAACGCCGGCACGGTCGTGCGCGTCGCCGACGCGGCCGGTGCGGACGCGGTCCTGTTCGCCGGGGACACGGTCGACCCGCACAACGGCAAGTGCGTGCGGGCGTCCACGGGAAGCGTGTTCCACCTGCCCGTGGCGCGGTCGCGGTCGGCCGACGAGGTGTTCGCCGCGTGCCGCGCCGCCGGACTGCGGCTGATCGCGGCCGACGGCTACGCGCCGGAGGACCTGGTCACCGCGGATCTGCGCGGGGACCTGACCCGGCCCACCGCCTGGGTGTTCGGCAGCGAGGCCCACGGGCTGCCCGACGAGGTGGTGGCCTCGTTGGACGCCAGCTTGAAGGTGCCGATCTACGGCGGGGCGGAAAGCCTGAACCTGGCCACCGCCGCCGCCGTGTGCCTCTACGCCTCCGCTCGGGCCCACCGCGCCTGAACTTCCGGTCGGGCGATCCGCCGCGCGTCGACGTCGGGAAACCCGGCCGGGGCATCGGCGACCACCACCCGCATGTCGTCGGCCGCACCCGCATCGCTCGGGTGAAGGTGCCGGACGGGAAGGACGCGGCCCGCGCGGCGGGGGTGGTCCGGACGTCCGGGACGTCGCGATCGCCACGACCGGGCACGGTCCACGATCGACCGCTCCGACGGCAGCCACGCGAACCATCCGGCCGGGTGCTTCGCACTTTTCCCGCAGCGGCCACGACCAGGCGAATTCGCCTGGTCGGCGGCCACTGGTCGGCGACGAGGTCCCGGTGCCCGGATCGGCTGGACGGCCACCCCGGGCACCGGCGACCGCACTGCTTTCTAGTCGTCCAGGCGGGCGGTCAGGGCGCGGAGCAGGGGGTCGGCCGTCGGCTTGTCCTGGGCCCGCAGCGATTCCTCCAGCACGGCGGCGGTGTCGCCGAGGATCTGGTGGGGCGTCTGGTCCGTCATGAGGGTGGCGGCTCGGCGGGCCTCCGCTTCGGCGGTCGCCGGGTCACCCGAGTCGAGGTGGAAGCGGGCGCCCCGGGCCACCAGGAACGTCCGCCAGTCGGCGTCGTCCAGCTGTGCGGCCAGTTCCTCGGCGACCGTGTTGCGTTCGATCGCCTCGGCGAACTCGCCCATCCTGGTGTGCACGAACGCGCGGATCGCGGCCACGCGCGCGGTCAGGTGGGTGCGGTGGTGCTCCTCCGCCACCTCGGGCAGCAGGGCGGTGGCCGCCTCCAGCGCCTCGAGGCAGGCCTGGTTCTCCTCCTCGGGCAGGGCCGAGGCCGACTCGACCCAGGACCCCGCCGCCTCGGCCGCCTCCGAGACCTCCTGCCAGCAGCGCGCGGCACGGGCGTAGGCGGCTGCCGCCTCGTTCGGCGACTCCTGCCGGCGCAGCACGCCGCCCAGCACGTCGAGCACCAGTGCCATGCGCCACGGCTCGGACTCGTCGACCAGGCCCAGGGCGGTCTCCAGGTGGCCGCGCGCCTCGGCGAGTTCGCCGAGCCGGGCGCACGTCTGACCCAGCCGGTAGCGGACCGGGACGACGATGTCCGGGTCGACCTCGGCCGACTCGAGGATGCGCACGGCCTCCTCCAGCGCCTCGGCGGCCTCGACGAAGCGGTTGCCCTTCAGGTAGCCGCCGGCCAGTGCGTAGCACGCCTTGGCCACGTCGTCCGGCACGCCCAGGTCGTGGCCGACGGCCACGGCGTCGCGCAGCTGCGGCAGGTAGTCGCCCTCCAGACCGAGGCGTTCGACGGACGCGACCCGCTGGCGGTGCGTCTCGGCGACCCACGGACCGCGCGGCGAGGCGAAATCGGCGACGAACAGCTCGGCCGTGTCCATCGCGGCCTCGTCGCCGCGCACGGTCTCCAGCTTCACCTTCAGTCGCAACGCGTCGAACCGCACCGACGGTCCCGGCGACGACGCGAGCAGGCGCGTCACGGTCGAGTACGCCGCGTCCAGTTCGCCGGTCGACGCCTGGAGCTGCGCGCCGTCGCACCGCACGCGCGACACCAGCTCCGGCACCGACTCCTCGGCCAGCGCGGCGGCCTCCAGGATCAACTCGGACTGCTGTTCGCTGTCGTCCGAGTCGCCGAACACGTCCGCGAGCAGCAGCCGCAGCAGCACCCGCGAGTACGGCGTGCCCGACCGGTCCGCCTCGGCGATGCACGCCCGCAGCCGCTCGACGCACGCGTCGTGGCCCAGGGTGTCGAGCCGCAACGTCATGCTCCGGCCCAGGAACCGGTTGGCCAGGTCGTGCTCGCCGGCCGCACGCAGCCGGTCGAGCGCCGAGTCCACCTCGGCCAGCACCTCGTCGCGCTGCCGGCCGTGGCCCTCGACGAGCGCACGCCGCACCGCGACCAACGCGGCCAGGTGCTCGGGCAGCAACGGGTCCAGCTCGGCCGGCAGCGACCGCAGCATCCGGATGCCCGTGACGAAGTCGCCCTGGTCGAACGCCTCGGCCATCCGCTCGGCCAGCTCGACCGGGTCGGCCACCACCGGCGGCTCCTCGATCGGCGGCACGACCAGCGACGGCACCGGCACGATCAGCGGCACGGGCACGGTGTCCGCCGCCGTCAGGATCGCCCGCACCCGGTCACCGGTCGCCGACGAGCCGTTGCGCTCGTCGAACCGCGCGGCCAGCTCCACCGCCCGCGCCTCCAGCGCGGCCCGCAGCGCGGTCGCCGACGTGGAGGTGGTGACGCCGTCGCGCGGCACCGCGAACTCCACCGGGAAGTCGACCCGGCTCAGCAGCAGTGCCGCCGCGGCCGAGAAGTACATGGCCTGCGAAGGGCTCGGGGAGTGGTGCACCCGGTGCAGGTGCCGCTGGAGCAGGTCGACGCCGCGCCGCACGTTGCCCGACGTCGCGCAGAACTCCAGGTGGTCGGACAGGTACGGCCCGGCCTCGTCGTCGCGCACCAGGCGGTGGGCCACGACGTGCGCGTCCCGCGCCCGGTCCAGGTCGCCCAGCGCCACGAACGCCGGGGTCAGCGTGGTCAGGATGCCCTGGGGCTGGGTCGCGCACCCGTTGTCCCGCTCGAGCTGGTGCTCGGCGTGCGCGACGGCCTCCGCGTACCGGCCCTGCCGGATCAGGTGGCCGGCCTGCTCCTCGATCACGCACGCCTCGCAGTCGCTCATCGGCCCGCGCTCGGTGGCCAGGTAGCGCGCGAAGTGCTCGCGGTACGCCTCGGCGTCGCCGAGGGACTCGGCCACGTCGGTCCGCGCGCCGTGCACCGGCTGCATCGAGAACCCGTGCCGGCGGTAGCGGTCCTCCAGCGCCGCCACCACCGAGTCGATCTGCGCCCGGCTGAACCGGGGGTCGCCCAGCAGCCCGTGGACGATCCACTTGTGGGCCCAGTCGTAGTTGTGGACCTCCCACTCGTCGAACGCCGAGGCGTCGCGCTGCTCGGCGGTGCCCAGCCACGCGAACGCGGGCAGCATCAGGTCGTAGCGCCCCAGGTCGTGGCTCGACCGCAGCAACGCGATCCGGCAGCTCACCCCCAGCGGCAGGTGGTCGCAGTCGTCCGCGGTTCTCGCCGCGCGTTCCAGCGCCTCGTGGCGCGGCATGCCCTCGGGCATGTGGTACGCGTCGACGAACTGCCGCTCGGCAGCCTGCTTGCGGTCACTCATCGGTTGCCCACCGCCCGGTCCAGCAATTCGAGGAAGGAGTTGTTCAACGCCGCGGTGTCGCGGGGCCGCATCGGCCGGCGCGACTGGAGCACGGCGTGCACGTACAGCGATTCCACGGTCAGCTCGACCAGTGCCTGGTCGGTCAGCGTGGCGAGCTTGCGCACCAACGGGTTGCGGCAGTTGAGGACCAGCCGCTGCGCCGCGCCCGAGTCGTCGGCCACCAGGCTGCCCAGCAGGTCCGCCCACAGCGGGTCGGCCTCCTCGGACGCCTGCTTCGCGTCGCGCCGCCGCTCGCCCTCCACGTTGGTCATCAGCAACGCGGGCAGCGATCCCGGGTCGAAGTCGCGCGGCACGGCCTCGCAGTCGTGCCGGCCCAGCACGTCCTTGGCCAGCACGAGCCGTTCCCGCAACGCGCGCTCCACGTCCGGCTCCGGGTCGCCCAGCGCGGCGAGCACCTCGGTCGGCGCCACCCGCCGGGCCGCGAACGGCCCGTCCAGCGCGACCAGCCGCTCCATGATCTCCAGGTCGTAGGCGTAGCCCGCGTTGA includes the following:
- a CDS encoding TrmH family RNA methyltransferase, which produces MNTGVRRPEDGPFTERTPRVVAAKRLTRRAGRDRAGRFLAEGAQAVREALAWAAAGRGRVYELFVTDDARHAELVRAAVDAGVPVSPVTDRAAAALSETVTPQGVVAVCSPVDVPLEVASRGARLVAVLHGVSDPGNAGTVVRVADAAGADAVLFAGDTVDPHNGKCVRASTGSVFHLPVARSRSADEVFAACRAAGLRLIAADGYAPEDLVTADLRGDLTRPTAWVFGSEAHGLPDEVVASLDASLKVPIYGGAESLNLATAAAVCLYASARAHRA